One stretch of Hymenobacter chitinivorans DSM 11115 DNA includes these proteins:
- a CDS encoding exonuclease domain-containing protein, with protein MYAIIDLETTGGQPTQDRITEVAIFIHDGDKVVDQYSTLVNPGRPIPFFITQLTGITDDMVRDAPKFHEVARKIVELTEGCVFVAHNVRFDYSFMKKEFADLGYNYSRKTLCTVRLSRSLIPGQPSYSLGKLCQNIGIPLEGRHRAAGDAAATAILFDRLLKISQQDEALRNPTVSAADTLASVDALAPAGRPKRAASATAAPAGAATTKQPSPRRVAAVQEAIRTALLPPNITPEKVASLPQEAGVYYFHNEQGEVIYVGKSINIYKRIQQHFAVDYKSRKSLEFKNSISDITWELTGSELVALLYESAEIKRMKPLYNRAQRRSVFPAGIFLRTDENGYKRLYYGRADDHAESHPLIALGNQYKAKGFLFHKVAKFNLCQKLCDLYKTNGSCFDYQVHRCKGACLGLEAPEEYNKRVEEAIESFTYEHGSFVIIGKGRREDEKTIVVVEHGRYLGFGYVDGDFSARKLNDFKEAITRYNDNKDVQQIIRQYLRTKHKDKVKVFK; from the coding sequence TTGTACGCCATCATTGACCTTGAAACTACCGGAGGGCAGCCTACCCAGGACCGCATCACGGAAGTAGCCATTTTTATTCACGACGGCGACAAAGTCGTTGACCAATACAGCACGCTCGTCAATCCGGGCCGGCCGATTCCCTTTTTCATCACCCAGCTCACCGGCATTACCGACGACATGGTGCGCGACGCGCCTAAGTTTCACGAGGTGGCCCGCAAGATTGTGGAGCTGACCGAGGGCTGCGTGTTCGTGGCCCACAACGTGCGCTTCGACTACTCCTTTATGAAGAAGGAGTTTGCCGACCTGGGCTACAACTACTCGCGCAAAACCCTGTGCACCGTGCGCCTGAGCCGCTCCCTGATTCCGGGGCAGCCGAGCTACAGCCTGGGCAAGCTCTGCCAGAATATCGGTATTCCGCTGGAGGGCCGGCACCGCGCCGCCGGCGACGCCGCCGCCACGGCCATTCTATTTGACCGGCTGCTCAAAATCAGCCAGCAGGACGAGGCCCTGCGCAACCCGACCGTATCGGCGGCCGACACGCTGGCTTCCGTGGACGCGCTGGCGCCGGCGGGCCGCCCCAAGCGGGCGGCTTCGGCCACCGCCGCGCCGGCCGGCGCGGCAACGACCAAGCAGCCCAGCCCCCGACGGGTAGCGGCCGTGCAGGAAGCCATTCGCACGGCGTTGCTGCCCCCCAATATCACGCCCGAGAAAGTAGCCTCCCTGCCCCAGGAAGCCGGGGTTTACTACTTCCACAACGAGCAGGGCGAGGTTATCTACGTCGGCAAGAGCATCAACATCTACAAGCGGATTCAGCAGCACTTCGCCGTCGACTATAAGTCGCGCAAGTCGCTGGAGTTCAAGAACAGTATTTCCGATATTACCTGGGAGCTGACGGGCTCGGAGCTGGTGGCGTTGCTCTACGAGTCGGCCGAAATCAAGCGGATGAAGCCGCTCTACAACCGGGCCCAGCGCCGCTCGGTGTTTCCGGCCGGCATCTTCCTGCGCACCGATGAAAACGGCTACAAGCGCCTCTATTACGGCCGGGCCGACGACCACGCCGAGTCCCACCCGCTGATTGCGCTGGGCAACCAGTACAAGGCCAAGGGCTTCCTGTTTCACAAGGTGGCCAAGTTCAACCTGTGTCAGAAGCTTTGTGACCTGTACAAAACCAACGGCTCCTGCTTCGACTACCAGGTGCACCGCTGCAAGGGCGCCTGCCTGGGCCTGGAAGCCCCGGAGGAGTACAACAAGCGCGTGGAGGAAGCCATTGAGAGCTTTACCTACGAGCACGGCTCCTTTGTTATCATCGGCAAGGGCCGGCGTGAAGATGAAAAGACGATTGTGGTGGTCGAGCACGGCCGCTACCTGGGGTTTGGCTACGTAGATGGGGACTTCTCGGCCCGCAAGCTGAATGACTTCAAGGAGGCCATTACCCGGTATAACGACAACAAGGATGTGCAACAGATCATCCGGCAGTATCTGCGCACCAAGCACAAGGACAAAGTCAAGGTTTTTAAGTAA
- a CDS encoding ferritin-like domain-containing protein, which translates to MATITGETARAYNDLVEINKTAAKGYQEAAEGVSSPDLKSKLSELSQQRAQFVSQLTQQAQQIGINPQDGNTIEGVVADAAAAVHRGWINIKSAITGQDDSAILGECETGDATALSAYETALKSQEIPVQARTVIEQQHSEILSAKNWITQQKGSR; encoded by the coding sequence ATGGCAACTATCACCGGAGAAACCGCCCGCGCGTATAACGACCTCGTAGAAATCAACAAAACGGCCGCCAAAGGCTACCAGGAAGCCGCCGAAGGCGTGAGCAGCCCCGATTTGAAGTCGAAGCTGAGCGAGCTGAGCCAGCAGCGGGCCCAGTTCGTGTCGCAGCTCACCCAGCAGGCCCAGCAGATTGGCATCAACCCCCAGGATGGCAACACCATCGAGGGCGTGGTAGCCGATGCCGCCGCCGCCGTGCACCGCGGCTGGATTAACATCAAGTCGGCCATTACGGGCCAGGACGACTCGGCCATTCTGGGCGAGTGCGAAACCGGCGACGCCACGGCGCTCTCGGCCTACGAAACGGCCCTGAAGTCGCAGGAAATTCCGGTTCAGGCCCGTACCGTCATCGAGCAGCAGCACAGCGAAATCCTGTCGGCCAAAAACTGGATTACCCAGCAGAAAGGCAGCCGCTAG
- a CDS encoding AI-2E family transporter, whose protein sequence is MLPPATQHHLPPSGHKPQPEVQQRPIVQFTFILLAGVLLVYALRVLDDVLLPLAFAGVFTLLLLPICRWLEAKGLGRIWAIILCLLLLIVIFAGIVLAFGSQLTQFKDEIPKLQTKTMEFFNQAQEWAHQRFGYKPMSIEEVKESTVKALKKSGGTYLGTTLNTTTSALSNLAQVLIYIFCLLLYRDHLRQFMFRFVAPDKRTVVLHTVDNIQTVVQAYISGLLKVIVIVAVLNGIGLLALGVKFAIFFAIFASVLAVIPYIGIMIGATIPAIITLVETGSPLHAAGVIGVFVFVQFLEGNFITPMITGSQVSINPLAAILALILGNELWGTPGMILSIPIMAVIKVVLDANKATEPWGFLLGDTAEGEDSTKPDKDKNKELSWWDRLLGRKPNTAN, encoded by the coding sequence ATGCTCCCTCCCGCTACCCAACATCATTTGCCGCCTTCCGGTCATAAGCCCCAGCCCGAGGTACAGCAGCGCCCGATTGTTCAGTTTACCTTCATCCTGCTGGCCGGGGTGCTGCTGGTGTATGCCCTCAGAGTGCTGGACGACGTGCTGCTGCCCCTGGCCTTTGCCGGGGTCTTTACCCTGCTGCTGCTGCCCATCTGCCGCTGGCTCGAAGCCAAGGGCCTGGGGCGCATCTGGGCCATTATTCTGTGCCTGCTGCTGCTCATCGTCATTTTTGCCGGCATCGTGCTGGCCTTTGGCTCCCAGCTCACCCAGTTCAAGGACGAGATTCCCAAGCTGCAGACCAAGACCATGGAGTTCTTCAACCAGGCCCAGGAGTGGGCCCACCAGCGGTTTGGCTACAAGCCGATGAGCATTGAGGAAGTCAAGGAGTCGACGGTGAAGGCCCTCAAAAAGTCGGGCGGCACCTACCTGGGCACCACGCTGAACACGACGACTTCGGCGTTGAGCAACCTGGCCCAGGTGCTGATTTACATCTTCTGCTTGCTGCTCTACCGGGACCATCTGCGGCAGTTCATGTTCCGCTTCGTGGCCCCCGACAAGCGCACCGTGGTGCTGCACACCGTGGACAACATCCAGACCGTGGTGCAGGCCTACATTTCGGGTTTGCTCAAGGTTATTGTCATCGTGGCCGTGCTCAACGGCATCGGGCTGCTGGCCCTGGGCGTGAAGTTTGCCATCTTCTTCGCCATTTTCGCCTCGGTGCTGGCCGTCATTCCCTACATCGGCATTATGATTGGGGCCACTATTCCGGCCATTATTACCCTGGTCGAAACCGGCTCCCCATTGCACGCGGCCGGCGTTATTGGCGTGTTTGTCTTCGTGCAGTTTCTGGAAGGCAACTTCATTACGCCCATGATTACCGGCTCCCAGGTGAGCATCAACCCGCTGGCCGCCATCCTTGCCCTGATTCTGGGCAACGAGCTGTGGGGCACGCCGGGCATGATTCTGAGCATCCCGATTATGGCCGTTATCAAGGTGGTGCTCGACGCCAACAAAGCCACCGAGCCCTGGGGCTTTTTGCTCGGCGACACGGCCGAGGGTGAAGACTCCACCAAGCCCGACAAAGACAAAAACAAGGAGCTCAGCTGGTGGGACCGGCTGCTGGGCCGCAAGCCCAATACGGCCAACTAA
- a CDS encoding DNA topoisomerase IV subunit B, whose protein sequence is MADEELPIAAIPDHGYTEDSIRSLDWREHIRLRPGMYIGKLGDGSAYDDGIYVLVKEVIDNSIDEHVMGHGRTIDIKISDSRVQVRDYGRGIPLGKVVDVVSKINTGGKYDSKVFQKSVGLNGVGTKAVNALSNYFLVQSVREGQMKSAEFERGILKQDPKPVKTSQRNGTLMVFQPDDSIFKNYRFIPEYLENQIWNYVYLNAGLTINFNGQKYYSENGLLDLLSRKADAETVRYPIIHLKGPDIEVAMTHGNDYGEEYYSFVNGQYTTQGGTHLAAFREAVVKTVREHYKKEYDAADIRASIVAAISVRVQEPVFESQTKTKLGSINMGEDGPTVRGYILDFLKEHLDNYLHKNPAVAEALKKRIEQSERERKDMAGVKKLANQRAKKANLHNRKLRDCRFHLGEGKQEAEALTTLFITEGDSASGSITKSRNVETEAVFSLRGKPLNCFGLKKKIVYENEELNLLQHALNIEEGIEGLRYNRVVIATDADVDGMHIRLLLLTFFLQFFPDLVRNGHVFILETPLFRVRNKKTTIYCYNEQEKQEAMRKLGRNPEITRFKGLGEISPDEFGKFIGDNIKLEPVILQSDRSIQQVLTYYMGKNTPARQEFIIDNLRLEKDLVTSDVLPVSEVAEEDLAFA, encoded by the coding sequence ATGGCTGACGAAGAACTACCCATCGCCGCAATTCCCGACCACGGCTACACCGAGGACAGCATCCGCTCTCTGGACTGGCGCGAGCATATCCGGCTGCGGCCCGGCATGTACATCGGTAAGCTCGGCGACGGTTCCGCTTACGACGATGGCATCTACGTGTTGGTAAAAGAAGTTATCGACAACTCCATCGACGAGCACGTGATGGGCCACGGCCGCACCATCGACATCAAGATTTCCGATAGCCGGGTGCAGGTGCGCGACTACGGCCGCGGCATTCCGCTGGGCAAAGTAGTGGATGTGGTCAGTAAGATTAATACGGGCGGCAAATATGACTCGAAAGTCTTCCAGAAGTCTGTAGGCTTAAACGGGGTCGGTACCAAAGCGGTTAACGCCCTGAGCAACTACTTCCTGGTGCAGAGCGTGCGCGAGGGCCAGATGAAGTCGGCCGAATTTGAGCGCGGCATCCTCAAGCAGGACCCCAAGCCGGTCAAAACCAGCCAGCGCAACGGCACGCTGATGGTGTTCCAGCCCGACGACTCCATTTTCAAGAACTACCGCTTCATCCCGGAGTACCTCGAAAACCAGATCTGGAACTACGTCTACCTCAACGCGGGGCTGACCATCAACTTCAACGGCCAGAAGTACTACTCCGAAAACGGCCTGCTCGACCTGCTTTCCCGCAAAGCCGACGCCGAGACGGTCCGCTACCCCATCATCCACCTCAAGGGCCCCGACATTGAGGTGGCCATGACCCACGGCAACGACTACGGCGAGGAATACTACTCCTTCGTCAACGGGCAGTATACCACCCAGGGCGGTACCCACCTGGCCGCCTTCCGGGAGGCCGTGGTCAAGACCGTGCGGGAACACTACAAGAAGGAGTACGACGCGGCCGACATCCGGGCCAGCATCGTGGCCGCCATTTCGGTGCGGGTGCAGGAGCCCGTGTTCGAATCCCAGACCAAAACCAAGCTGGGTTCCATTAACATGGGCGAGGACGGGCCCACCGTGCGGGGCTACATCCTGGACTTCCTCAAGGAGCACCTCGACAACTACCTGCACAAGAACCCGGCCGTGGCCGAGGCCCTCAAGAAGCGCATCGAGCAGAGCGAGCGGGAGCGCAAGGACATGGCCGGGGTGAAAAAGCTGGCCAACCAGCGCGCCAAGAAAGCTAACCTCCACAACCGCAAGCTGCGCGACTGCCGCTTCCACCTCGGCGAGGGCAAGCAGGAAGCCGAAGCCCTGACCACGCTCTTCATCACCGAGGGCGACTCGGCCTCGGGCTCCATTACCAAAAGCCGCAACGTGGAAACCGAAGCCGTCTTCAGCCTGCGCGGCAAGCCCCTGAACTGCTTCGGGCTCAAGAAGAAAATCGTCTACGAAAACGAGGAGCTCAACCTGCTCCAGCACGCCCTCAACATCGAGGAAGGCATCGAGGGGCTGCGCTACAACCGCGTCGTTATTGCCACCGACGCCGACGTGGACGGCATGCACATCCGCCTGCTGCTGCTGACCTTCTTTTTGCAGTTCTTCCCCGACCTCGTGCGCAACGGCCACGTCTTTATCCTGGAAACCCCGCTCTTCCGGGTGCGCAACAAGAAGACCACCATCTACTGCTACAACGAGCAGGAAAAGCAGGAGGCCATGCGCAAGCTGGGCCGCAACCCCGAAATCACCCGCTTTAAGGGCCTGGGCGAAATCAGCCCCGACGAGTTCGGCAAGTTCATCGGCGACAACATCAAGCTGGAGCCCGTCATTCTGCAGTCCGACCGCTCGATTCAGCAGGTGCTCACCTACTACATGGGCAAGAACACCCCCGCCCGCCAGGAATTCATCATCGACAACCTGCGCCTGGAGAAAGACCTGGTAACCTCCGACGTGCTGCCCGTGAGCGAAGTAGCCGAGGAAGACCTGGCCTTCGCCTAA
- a CDS encoding NHL repeat-containing protein codes for MKHTFTALFLLLLAAPAALAQSVGVGTNTPDPSAALDVKSSSQGLLTPRLTAAQRGAISNPAKGLLVYQTDGTPGYYYFSGSNWVNLTTNAAPDAAGNLPLPLTYATSTTLAGSSQGFVDGPVATAKFDNPTGITVDARGVVYVSDTDNHAIRLISPAGIVSTLAGNGSAGNVDATGAAARFSSPVGIAVDAQGTVYVADQNNHKIRMITPGGVVSTLAGTGTAGAADGPAASAQFSSPSGVAVAPDGTVYVADKGNHKIRQIRNGQVTTLAGTGTAGRVDGAPGTAQFNQPTGIALDGGGTLYIADQGSFTVRILRGGQVATLAGSGLNGDLDGPAGSARFRSPTGVAVDARGNVYVADMLNQKIRLISPDGQVSTFAGSGGAGATNGTGPQITFYLPFSVAVDARGTVYVAEDGTFILRRIGGPYYELPTASSVPTLSVSGQTLSLSGSNSVTLPAGADNLGNHTATTTVRLNNNWLSNDGGNEGVRIANNGNVGIGTATPLRKLDVNGTVRQSVFSNPLTLNAGVNGHFTWFHNMGYKPTLMISVDQSGGGGGEFISVSYDNIDNNSTDIWVRNAQGSGQATFTLRWIVVD; via the coding sequence ATGAAACACACGTTTACCGCGCTTTTCCTCTTGTTATTGGCCGCCCCGGCCGCCCTGGCCCAGTCGGTGGGCGTGGGTACCAACACGCCAGACCCCTCGGCGGCCCTCGACGTGAAGTCCAGCAGCCAGGGCCTGCTCACGCCCCGCCTCACGGCGGCCCAGCGCGGGGCCATCAGCAACCCGGCCAAGGGCCTGCTCGTGTACCAGACCGACGGCACGCCCGGCTACTACTACTTCAGCGGCAGCAACTGGGTCAACCTGACCACCAACGCGGCCCCCGACGCGGCCGGCAACCTGCCCCTGCCGCTGACCTACGCCACCTCGACCACCCTGGCCGGGAGCAGCCAGGGCTTCGTCGATGGTCCCGTGGCCACGGCCAAGTTTGACAACCCCACCGGCATTACCGTGGACGCCCGCGGGGTGGTCTACGTGTCCGACACCGACAACCACGCCATTCGCCTGATCAGCCCCGCCGGTATCGTCAGCACCCTGGCCGGCAACGGCAGCGCCGGCAACGTGGACGCCACCGGCGCGGCCGCCCGCTTTAGCTCGCCCGTGGGCATTGCCGTCGATGCCCAGGGCACGGTGTACGTGGCCGACCAGAACAACCATAAAATCAGGATGATAACCCCCGGCGGGGTGGTAAGTACCCTGGCCGGCACGGGCACGGCCGGGGCCGCCGACGGCCCGGCCGCCAGCGCCCAGTTCAGCAGCCCGTCGGGCGTGGCGGTGGCGCCCGACGGCACGGTGTACGTGGCCGACAAGGGCAACCACAAAATCCGCCAGATCCGCAACGGGCAGGTCACGACCCTGGCCGGGACGGGCACCGCGGGCCGCGTGGATGGCGCCCCAGGCACGGCCCAGTTCAACCAGCCCACCGGCATTGCCCTCGACGGCGGCGGCACCCTCTATATCGCCGACCAGGGCTCCTTTACCGTCCGCATCCTTCGCGGTGGGCAGGTAGCCACGCTGGCCGGCTCCGGCCTGAACGGCGACCTGGATGGCCCGGCCGGCTCGGCCCGCTTTAGAAGCCCCACGGGCGTAGCCGTCGATGCCCGGGGCAACGTGTACGTGGCCGACATGCTCAACCAAAAAATCCGCCTGATCAGCCCCGACGGGCAGGTGTCCACGTTTGCGGGCTCCGGGGGGGCCGGGGCCACGAACGGCACCGGGCCCCAAATTACCTTTTACCTACCCTTCAGCGTGGCCGTCGATGCCCGGGGCACGGTGTACGTGGCCGAGGACGGCACCTTCATCCTGCGCCGTATCGGCGGGCCCTACTACGAGCTGCCCACCGCATCCTCCGTGCCCACCCTGAGTGTGAGCGGCCAAACGCTCAGCCTCAGCGGCAGCAACAGCGTGACCCTGCCCGCCGGGGCCGACAACCTGGGCAACCACACCGCCACCACCACCGTGCGGCTCAACAACAACTGGCTCAGCAACGACGGCGGTAACGAGGGGGTGCGCATCGCCAACAACGGCAACGTTGGCATCGGCACGGCCACGCCCCTGCGCAAGCTCGACGTGAACGGCACCGTCCGCCAAAGCGTCTTTTCCAACCCCCTGACCCTGAACGCCGGCGTCAACGGCCACTTCACCTGGTTTCACAATATGGGCTACAAGCCCACGCTGATGATTTCGGTGGACCAGTCCGGCGGGGGCGGGGGCGAGTTCATCTCCGTCAGCTACGACAACATCGACAACAACTCCACCGACATCTGGGTCCGCAACGCCCAGGGCAGCGGCCAGGCCACCTTCACCCTCCGCTGGATCGTGGTGGATTAG
- a CDS encoding pirin family protein codes for MLDLVINARQASISAGFDVKRILPFRERRMVGPFIFMDHAGPVRVPATQLQSLDVLPHPHIGLSTVSYLFGGQVMHRDSLGVEQIIRPGEVNWMTAGSGIAHSERFEDPATLAGGQLEMIQTWVALPEADEETAPTFTNYQPHELPIFTEPGVWMRLIAGDAYGLRNGVQTHSPLFYLHVVLQPGTRFGLPQGHPERGAYVAKGQIEVAGHFYSAGQLLVFTPGQDPVIIARETTTLMLLGGEQLGPRFIWWNFVSSRKERIEQAKADWAAGRIALPPTDNHEFIPLPQDKSRPASSASAAPEPLS; via the coding sequence ATGCTCGACTTAGTAATCAACGCCCGCCAGGCGTCCATCAGCGCCGGCTTCGACGTGAAGCGCATTTTACCCTTCCGGGAGCGGCGCATGGTGGGGCCCTTCATCTTTATGGACCACGCCGGCCCGGTGCGCGTGCCGGCCACCCAGCTCCAGAGCCTCGACGTGCTGCCCCACCCCCACATCGGGCTGAGTACGGTGAGCTACCTGTTTGGCGGCCAGGTGATGCACCGCGACAGTCTGGGCGTGGAGCAGATTATCCGGCCCGGGGAGGTGAACTGGATGACGGCCGGCAGCGGCATTGCCCACTCCGAGCGGTTTGAGGACCCGGCCACCCTGGCCGGCGGGCAGCTGGAAATGATTCAAACCTGGGTGGCGTTGCCCGAGGCCGACGAGGAAACGGCCCCCACGTTTACCAACTACCAGCCCCACGAGCTGCCCATCTTCACCGAGCCGGGCGTGTGGATGCGCCTCATTGCCGGCGACGCCTACGGCCTGCGCAACGGCGTGCAAACCCACTCCCCCCTGTTCTACCTGCACGTGGTGCTGCAGCCCGGCACCCGCTTTGGCCTGCCCCAGGGCCACCCGGAGCGCGGGGCCTACGTAGCCAAGGGCCAGATTGAGGTAGCCGGCCACTTCTACTCGGCCGGGCAGCTGCTGGTCTTTACCCCCGGGCAAGACCCCGTGATTATTGCCCGTGAAACCACCACGCTCATGCTGCTGGGCGGCGAGCAGCTGGGCCCCCGCTTTATCTGGTGGAACTTCGTGTCCTCGCGCAAGGAGCGCATCGAGCAGGCCAAGGCCGACTGGGCCGCCGGCCGCATTGCCCTGCCGCCCACCGACAACCACGAATTCATTCCCCTGCCCCAGGATAAGTCGCGGCCGGCCTCTTCGGCGTCGGCCGCACCCGAGCCCTTGTCGTAG
- a CDS encoding fibronectin type III domain-containing protein: MHKRLFILAINSLPNWGRRLAILLLLSLSQLPEAHAQLLPARAYTFMASSGTYADLTNVSGFAQDIMQDNNASRPYPIGFPFVFEGNTYTEFVVSSDGWLSLSNFARNPNNPDDNSLMGNVVTPPLLAPFWDDLDVVPGSSAIYATLGTAPNRELVMEWRNWGWPGNSPNSPTSIISFQIHLFEATGVIQYRYRPGSGVPGPASRLSATIGLAGSSSTFLSLSDASAAPTISSTVSTNTINQRPATGQFYTFTPPTPCPPPTGLAATPTSPTTASVSFVPAAGNSNYQVTYSNRAAGPILTTTGTASPILLTGLDPGATYEVTIYSNCTNGALSTTPNPVYLNTPPLPNTTVTWTGAVSTAWNAAGNWSSGTLPSPTTDVTIPAGTRQPVVTGTQVAGALTLQAGATLTLDPAARLTLKGTVLLPATSTVVQGAGSTLSVGGDLTNNGATLTLAPSSTLAFGEGLHAVNGTAPTTLQNLTIGELSVADELVIDAPVSVRRLLKATQNSLVLVGNTGTLRVLAGGQVVRDPDSFINGPVTVEQQLSGPGRSYYAAPVRSATLAQLAAPGFVPVVNADYNTSATPGTVTPFPTVFGYDQSRISTNADGFADFERGFASPTALTETFVPGLGYRLNAPGVATVAVTGPLNFSTIVRGSLTRATLPQSGYHLLGNPYAAALDWSVVATAATTTGLDAAVYVYQPASATTGTYQSYVNGVGGPRYLLPGQAFFVRVSAASTPGSVAFTQAARLLDYYDPANPPAATPETRPLVQLTLAGSTGPADVATAYFQTGATESFDRRFDAYKLPTSGVPFLAFSGAQPLSISGLPALGAADVTLPLDVQGPGPGTYTLTASQRLNLPAGTYLYLRDALTGTTQDLSRQPTYPFTLSTAAVQRFSLLFTRTEILAAAPAALSRQVALYPNPAHGTALLALPAELHRAPLTATLLNPLGQTVRRLELAPTAGPRPVDLRTVAPGLYSLQLATPQGVVTKRLRVE; the protein is encoded by the coding sequence ATGCATAAACGTTTATTCATTCTGGCCATCAACTCCTTACCGAACTGGGGCCGCAGGCTGGCCATTTTGTTGCTGCTGAGCCTGAGCCAGCTCCCGGAAGCACACGCCCAGCTGCTGCCGGCCCGGGCCTACACCTTCATGGCCAGCTCGGGCACCTACGCCGACCTGACCAACGTCAGCGGGTTTGCCCAGGACATTATGCAGGACAATAATGCTTCCCGCCCCTACCCAATCGGCTTTCCCTTCGTTTTTGAAGGCAACACCTACACCGAGTTCGTCGTTTCGTCCGACGGCTGGCTCAGCCTGAGCAACTTTGCCCGCAACCCCAACAACCCCGACGACAACAGTCTGATGGGCAACGTAGTAACGCCGCCGCTGCTGGCGCCTTTCTGGGACGATCTGGACGTAGTCCCGGGCAGCTCGGCGATTTACGCCACGCTGGGCACGGCACCCAACCGGGAGCTGGTCATGGAGTGGCGCAACTGGGGCTGGCCCGGCAACAGTCCCAATTCCCCCACTTCCATCATCTCGTTTCAAATCCACCTGTTTGAAGCCACGGGCGTCATTCAGTACCGCTACCGGCCGGGCTCGGGGGTGCCGGGCCCGGCCAGCCGGCTCTCGGCCACCATCGGGCTGGCGGGCAGCAGCAGCACGTTTTTGTCGCTAAGCGACGCCTCGGCCGCGCCCACCATTAGCAGCACGGTATCGACCAATACGATAAACCAGCGGCCCGCCACCGGCCAATTCTACACCTTCACGCCGCCCACGCCCTGCCCCCCACCCACGGGCCTGGCCGCTACTCCCACTTCGCCCACCACGGCCAGCGTGAGCTTTGTGCCGGCGGCGGGTAACAGCAATTACCAGGTAACCTATTCCAACCGGGCAGCGGGTCCCATTCTGACGACTACTGGCACCGCATCCCCCATCCTGCTGACCGGCCTGGACCCGGGGGCCACCTACGAGGTAACGATTTACAGCAACTGCACCAACGGGGCGCTGTCGACCACGCCGAACCCAGTATACCTGAACACGCCGCCCCTGCCCAACACCACGGTCACCTGGACCGGGGCCGTGAGCACGGCCTGGAATGCGGCCGGCAACTGGAGCAGCGGCACGTTGCCTTCGCCGACCACCGACGTTACCATCCCAGCCGGCACCCGGCAGCCCGTGGTAACCGGCACCCAGGTGGCCGGCGCCCTCACCCTGCAAGCGGGTGCCACGCTGACCCTGGACCCGGCGGCCCGCCTCACCCTCAAGGGCACGGTGCTGCTGCCGGCTACCAGTACCGTGGTGCAGGGCGCCGGCTCCACTCTTTCAGTGGGCGGCGATTTGACCAACAACGGAGCCACGCTCACGCTGGCGCCGAGCAGTACCCTGGCCTTTGGCGAGGGCCTGCACGCAGTGAATGGCACGGCCCCTACCACCCTGCAAAACCTGACCATAGGCGAGCTAAGCGTGGCCGACGAGCTGGTCATTGATGCCCCGGTCAGCGTGCGGCGCCTGCTCAAAGCCACCCAGAACAGCCTGGTGCTGGTAGGAAACACCGGGACCTTGCGGGTGCTGGCCGGGGGCCAGGTGGTGCGCGACCCCGACAGCTTCATCAATGGCCCGGTGACGGTGGAGCAGCAACTCAGCGGCCCGGGCCGCTCCTACTACGCCGCCCCGGTGCGCTCGGCTACCCTGGCCCAGCTGGCGGCCCCGGGCTTCGTGCCGGTGGTGAATGCCGACTACAACACCAGCGCCACGCCGGGCACCGTCACGCCCTTTCCCACGGTGTTTGGCTACGACCAGAGCCGCATCAGTACCAACGCGGACGGCTTTGCTGACTTCGAGCGGGGGTTTGCCTCGCCCACGGCCCTGACCGAAACCTTCGTACCGGGCCTGGGCTACCGCCTCAATGCTCCGGGAGTGGCCACGGTGGCCGTCACCGGGCCGCTGAACTTCTCTACCATCGTCCGCGGCAGCCTGACCCGGGCCACGCTGCCGCAGTCGGGCTACCATTTACTGGGCAACCCGTATGCCGCCGCCCTGGACTGGAGCGTGGTGGCCACGGCCGCTACAACAACCGGGCTCGACGCGGCCGTGTACGTGTACCAGCCGGCCAGCGCCACCACGGGCACCTACCAGAGCTACGTCAATGGCGTGGGCGGGCCGCGCTACCTGCTGCCGGGCCAGGCCTTTTTCGTGCGGGTCAGTGCGGCCAGCACCCCGGGCAGCGTGGCCTTCACCCAGGCCGCCCGCCTGCTCGACTACTACGACCCGGCCAACCCGCCCGCGGCCACGCCCGAAACCCGGCCCCTGGTGCAGCTCACCCTGGCCGGCAGCACCGGCCCGGCCGACGTGGCCACGGCCTACTTTCAGACGGGCGCCACCGAGAGCTTCGACCGGAGGTTTGATGCCTACAAGCTGCCCACCAGCGGCGTGCCTTTCCTGGCCTTCAGCGGCGCGCAGCCCTTGTCCATCAGCGGCCTGCCCGCCCTGGGCGCGGCCGACGTTACGCTGCCGCTCGACGTGCAGGGCCCCGGCCCGGGCACCTACACGCTCACGGCTTCGCAGCGCCTGAACCTGCCCGCCGGCACCTACCTGTACCTGCGCGACGCGCTGACGGGCACTACCCAGGACCTGAGCCGGCAGCCAACCTACCCGTTCACGCTGAGCACGGCGGCCGTGCAGCGCTTCTCCCTGCTGTTTACCCGCACCGAAATACTGGCCGCCGCCCCGGCCGCCCTGAGCCGCCAGGTAGCCCTGTACCCCAACCCGGCCCACGGCACGGCCCTGCTGGCTTTGCCCGCCGAGCTGCACCGCGCCCCACTGACGGCCACCCTGCTAAACCCGCTGGGCCAAACGGTGCGCCGCCTGGAGCTGGCCCCCACCGCCGGTCCGCGCCCTGTGGACCTGCGCACGGTAGCCCCGGGCCTGTATAGTCTGCAGCTCGCCACGCCCCAGGGAGTGGTTACCAAGCGCCTGCGGGTGGAATAG